From Serratia fonticola:
ACGGGAGCTGATGGGGTGCTCCAGGTGAGTAATGCGGGAATGGCTGGGACTTCAAGAGGCATTGGCATTCAGATATTAAATAATGATATCCCGCTGCCCATTGGCGCTAATATACCAACAAGGTATACCAGCGGTGGCCAGGAAAATATCCCATTTACGGCGCGTTATTATCGTACTCTGACTGATGTAACGGCGGGTACAGCTAATACGATTGCCACCTTGAATGTTAACTATCGATAGATAAATGTCACCTAAAAAGGATTTATTATGAAAGCAGTAGTGAAGCATGTGCTATTAGTCTTATTAGCTATGGCTATGGGGTATAATAACGCGATAGCCGATCCGGTCAATATCAATATTACCGGGAATGTTGTGGCTTCGCCCTGTGTGGTGAATAACAACAATAGCGACCTTAACGTTGATCTAGGCACCAGCATTCAAGCCAATACGCTGGAGACTGCCGGTGCAGGGACGACACCTAAGGCGTTTAATCTGTTGTTAACCTCCTGCCCGGTAGGGACGAGCAATGTTACGGTGACCTTTACCGGTACGGCTGCTGCGGCTCCGCAAACCAATATGTACCTCAATACGGGGGTTGCAACCCCGCTGGCGGTTGAATTATCCAGTGGTGGTACGATTTTGGGCAACAGCAGCACCCTGACTCAAGCGGTACAGGCGGACAGAACCGTAACCTATGCGCTGAGTGCCCGTGCCGTGACACCGACCGGTAACGTAATGCCAGGCAGTATCATTGCATTGGTGCAAGCCAACTTTACCTATAACTAAGCCCGTCGTTGCGCAAGGAGATGCCTGAATGAGCGAACTGATAACGCGTACATTGCTAATCATCGTGGCGGGAATAATGAGTAGTGCCGTTCAGGCTACGGATCTCAATATTAACGGTATAGTGGTGGCAAGCCCCTGTACTGTTGATACCGCCTCGGTCAGTCAGGATGTGGACTTTGGCCAGGTCCGCCTTAACGAAATGAGGGCCGCTGGCAATGCTTCTGATTGGCAGTCGTTTGAGGTTAAGCTGGTTAATTGCCCACCAAGTACCACCTCAGCGACGGTGACTTTTAGCGGTACGCCAGCTACGGCTGATGCAACATTGTATGATAATGCAGGTACTGCGGTGAATGCCGCGGTACAGTTGGCACAGGCGGCCAATAAAACGTTGGTGCAAGGGAACGGTAGTAGCATGACCGTATCGGTTGATGCACAGCATAATGCCACTTACGCCTTGGCCGGGCGGCTGATGAGCTTCAGCGATACCGGCCCCGGTACTTTCAGCAGCATAGTGCAGATGGCTTTCACTTATCAGTAATCATAGGATCCCACGGCGGTTTCGAACGCTGCCGTGCGGGGCCTGGTTTTTGTCTAGGTCAGGGGGCCTGGCTCTTGGCCAGAATATGCTAGATTTAAGCTAATCTTAACCACTTGGCTGCATGCGCTGACAAACACTATGACCAGGAAAGCTGAGCCGTTTCCCCATGATTATGCCGCGACGATCGAACTGTTTGAAAAACTGAGCCCCCATGCTTCTTTTGACATGATTCCTTCTGGAACCCGGCTCTACCCTTTTAAAGATGGGGTTTCGTATTGTTATCTTATCCGTAGTGGGATCTGCGGATTCCATCATAGCGCCGATGAGATCCTCATCAGCATACTGCGTGTTCCCGGCATTGTCGGGATCGGTGGCATCGTTGATGCGGAAGGGGGGATATTTATCCAGACTCAAAGCGAGGCCGAAATTGCCACCCTCACTTTATCGGAGGCGAGGCAACTGGTTTCGCGGCTCAATTTGTGGGAGCTGCTATCCCGGCATATATTCAGGGCAACACACCGGTTGTTTACTTTGGGCACCTATCTTGCGGCCCCCAGCGCATATGAAGTTCTGCGCTTTCAACTGATAGAGTTGATGGGCGAGCCAGCGCAATTCCGAGAGCGTATTTCTGCCTCCCAGTATATTCAGCAAAAAACTCACCTATCACGCAGTAGTATCATGAAGATCCTCGCGCAACTGAAGCAAGGGGGATATGTGAAACTTGAGGATGGCGTGCTGAAGGAGATTTACCACCTGCCGCTCAAATATTGAAACTGACCAAGTTAACTTGTTGCATCGGTTGATCCGGCAATGACGGTTTGCCGTTGCCGGATCTTGGCATCAATCCACCAACACGCGCTTATTGGTCGCGCCCCAGAGGATCGACATCTCGGTAAACAGTGCACCGCTGATGTCTTCGACTTCAGTGGCGGTGATTTCTGCATTACCCTGCTTGCCGAAGAACACCACCTCATCACCAGGAGTGACGCCTTTCACGTCGGTCACATCCACCATCACGGTATTCATCGAGGTTTTGCCCACTACCGGAACCCGCTGCCCCTGGATCAGCACATGACCCGCGTTGCTGAATACCCGGCGATAGCCGTCGGCATAGCCCACAGGGATATTAGCCAATAGCGAATCGCGTTTCAGGGTGTAGGTACGATCGTAACCGACAGTATTGCCTTTAGGGTAATGGTTGAGTGCCGCGATGGATGACTTGAAGGTCATCACGCGTTTATAGTCGTTACTGGCAATGGTATCGCCATAAAACACCCCGCCAACGCGCACCATATCAAGCCAGGACTCTGGTACGGTGAGGGTCG
This genomic window contains:
- a CDS encoding fimbrial protein translates to MSELITRTLLIIVAGIMSSAVQATDLNINGIVVASPCTVDTASVSQDVDFGQVRLNEMRAAGNASDWQSFEVKLVNCPPSTTSATVTFSGTPATADATLYDNAGTAVNAAVQLAQAANKTLVQGNGSSMTVSVDAQHNATYALAGRLMSFSDTGPGTFSSIVQMAFTYQ
- a CDS encoding fimbrial protein, translating into MKAVVKHVLLVLLAMAMGYNNAIADPVNINITGNVVASPCVVNNNNSDLNVDLGTSIQANTLETAGAGTTPKAFNLLLTSCPVGTSNVTVTFTGTAAAAPQTNMYLNTGVATPLAVELSSGGTILGNSSTLTQAVQADRTVTYALSARAVTPTGNVMPGSIIALVQANFTYN
- a CDS encoding winged helix-turn-helix transcriptional regulator — encoded protein: MTRKAEPFPHDYAATIELFEKLSPHASFDMIPSGTRLYPFKDGVSYCYLIRSGICGFHHSADEILISILRVPGIVGIGGIVDAEGGIFIQTQSEAEIATLTLSEARQLVSRLNLWELLSRHIFRATHRLFTLGTYLAAPSAYEVLRFQLIELMGEPAQFRERISASQYIQQKTHLSRSSIMKILAQLKQGGYVKLEDGVLKEIYHLPLKY